Proteins co-encoded in one Capnocytophaga ochracea DSM 7271 genomic window:
- a CDS encoding Uma2 family endonuclease yields MVTSIDQLDLNRTYTYADYLLWQLKEKIQLFKGKIFAMSPAPKRIHQDISRRLVRTMLGVFDEECGCKLYYAPFDVRLSENTVVQPDVCVICDTSKLDERGCKGAPDLVVEILSPTNTENDTKQKFELYQESGVREYWVVYPFADYKAIHIYCLENGKYIAQPPIIEGDTVTSIAFPSLSFSTKELFKD; encoded by the coding sequence ATGGTAACAAGTATAGACCAGTTAGACTTGAACAGAACGTACACTTATGCCGATTATTTGCTATGGCAACTAAAGGAAAAAATACAATTGTTCAAAGGAAAGATATTTGCAATGAGCCCTGCCCCTAAGCGGATTCATCAAGATATTTCACGCCGATTGGTACGTACTATGTTAGGAGTATTTGATGAAGAATGTGGTTGCAAACTCTATTATGCACCTTTTGATGTGCGCCTTAGTGAAAATACAGTCGTACAACCTGATGTATGTGTAATATGCGATACCTCAAAATTAGACGAACGCGGTTGTAAAGGTGCTCCCGATTTGGTAGTAGAAATACTCTCACCTACAAATACTGAAAACGATACGAAACAAAAATTTGAATTATACCAAGAAAGTGGCGTACGTGAATATTGGGTAGTCTATCCTTTCGCCGATTACAAAGCTATACATATCTATTGCTTAGAGAATGGAAAGTATATCGCACAACCTCCTATAATAGAAGGTGATACTGTAACCTCAATAGCGTTTCCAAGTTTAAGCTTTTCAACAAAGGAATTATTTAAAGATTGA
- the atpE gene encoding ATP synthase F0 subunit C, whose amino-acid sequence MVLAGIGAGLAAIGAGIGIGKIGASAVEGVARQPEVSSKIQTVMIIAAALIEGVALFAVVVALIAK is encoded by the coding sequence ATGGTTTTAGCAGGAATTGGGGCTGGATTAGCAGCCATTGGAGCCGGAATCGGTATTGGTAAAATTGGTGCTTCTGCTGTTGAAGGAGTAGCACGCCAACCCGAAGTGTCTTCAAAAATTCAAACTGTGATGATTATTGCAGCAGCACTTATTGAAGGGGTAGCCCTTTTTGCTGTGGTAGTAGCACTCATCGCAAAATAG
- a CDS encoding F0F1 ATP synthase subunit B yields the protein MNLAHPESLLFWNTLIFLILLFLLAKYAWKPIMNAVKQREDSINKALEAAEEAQKQMANLKADNERLLAEARAERDVILKEARDVKDKIVTEAKEEAQREGEKLIKQAQQAIDSEKKVALAQLKDQVAALSVEMAQKVMMSELSDEKKQTALINDYLKGVTLN from the coding sequence ATGAATTTAGCACACCCCGAAAGTTTACTATTCTGGAATACTCTCATATTTCTGATATTGCTTTTCCTCTTAGCAAAATACGCTTGGAAGCCCATAATGAATGCGGTAAAGCAACGCGAAGACTCTATCAATAAGGCTTTGGAAGCTGCTGAAGAAGCTCAAAAACAAATGGCAAATCTCAAAGCCGATAATGAACGTCTTTTAGCTGAAGCACGTGCCGAGAGAGATGTAATCTTGAAAGAGGCAAGAGATGTTAAGGATAAAATCGTAACAGAAGCCAAAGAAGAAGCACAACGCGAAGGCGAAAAGCTTATCAAACAAGCGCAACAAGCGATTGACAGTGAGAAGAAAGTAGCGTTGGCACAACTGAAAGACCAAGTGGCAGCTCTTTCTGTTGAAATGGCTCAGAAAGTGATGATGAGCGAACTCTCAGACGAGAAGAAACAAACTGCCCTCATCAACGATTATCTAAAAGGTGTTACGTTAAACTAA
- the atpH gene encoding ATP synthase F1 subunit delta, with amino-acid sequence MYGLRVANRYAKALLEYALLQNALEGVFADMTLIDKTIKMNKDLERMLISPIVKTTVKKNVLTEIFTMVTPETQRLFDLLIQNRRLPILGAVAEKFVVLYNDYKHNKTAVVTTASPLNEATRKEILEKVMMLTKNKNVTLENKVDKNIIGGFILRVGDVQYNASVAHKLNRLQQEFQEKLFL; translated from the coding sequence ATGTACGGATTGAGAGTAGCAAATAGATATGCCAAGGCACTCTTGGAATACGCTCTTCTACAAAATGCATTAGAAGGGGTTTTCGCTGATATGACCTTGATAGATAAAACAATAAAAATGAATAAGGACTTGGAGCGTATGCTCATTTCGCCTATTGTGAAAACAACGGTAAAGAAGAATGTCCTTACTGAAATATTTACAATGGTTACTCCTGAAACGCAACGTTTGTTCGATTTGCTTATTCAGAACCGACGCTTGCCAATACTCGGAGCAGTAGCCGAGAAGTTTGTTGTATTGTACAACGATTATAAGCATAACAAAACAGCAGTAGTAACTACGGCAAGTCCGCTTAATGAAGCTACCCGCAAAGAGATACTCGAAAAGGTAATGATGCTTACTAAAAATAAAAATGTTACTCTTGAAAACAAGGTAGATAAAAACATTATAGGGGGCTTTATCCTCCGTGTAGGTGATGTCCAATACAACGCTAGTGTAGCGCACAAACTCAACCGATTACAACAAGAGTTTCAAGAAAAATTGTTTTTGTAG